GCGGCCAGGTGCAGCTGGATCTCTTCCCACCCGCGCCGGCCGGCACTCCCGCCAGGCCTACGGGCATCAGCCGCGCGGTCGCGCGGGCCTCCGTCAGCCCCGGGTGGTGGCCCCTCGTCGAGCTGCTCTACAACGTGTGGGCGAGCGACGGTCTCGTGGTGCATGTCTGCCACGAGGCGGACGGCACGCTCGCGCTCGAGGCGGAGTTGCCCGACGGCGCTGAGACCGTCGCCCCGCTGCTCCAGCGCATCCGCGCGCGGGCTGCTCGCACGTGCGGCTGCTGCGGCGTCGAGCGCGGGGCGCCGTATCGGCGAAACGTCGCCGGCCCGACGCGTGTGGCGTGCGGCCCGTGCCGCGAGCGGCTCGGGGCCGGCGAGGCGTACCTCGTCATCGCCGACGAGTACTGGCGGCTCGACGGGTCGCGCCGCGTGCCGCCCCTGGTGAGCGCCGCCGCCACCGGGCGCTCCCACAACGCCCCACTCCCGCCCGCCCCGCTCGCGTCCTCCCCGCTGCGCCCGTGCACCACGCTGCCGCCGGAAGCGCTCCGCGCCACGATCGCGGAGATCCGGGCGGCGATGCTCGCGGAGATCGTCGGGCAAGACAAGGCCGTGGCGCGCCTCGCGCTGCTTGCCGGGCTCCACGTCGGTGGCGGTCTGTCGAGCGGCGGCCGGGCCCTCGTCCTCGGCCCTTCGGGGGTGGGGAAGACCGCGACCATCGACGCACTCCGGCACGCGCTCGAGGTAGGAGGTTGGGACGTGCCGGTCGTCGTGGTCGACGCGCTCGAGCTGACGTCCCCGGGATGGAGTGGCGCGCCGTCGATCGGGGACCTGATCAGCGCCGCCATCGCCGGCGCTGCACCCGACTCGCCGCGGGCGCGGCGCGCCGTGATCGTCATCGACGAGATCCACCACGCTGGCGTCCGCCCGGACGTGCACGGCAACATGGCCGCCAAGCGCCAAGAGGTGCTGGCATCGCTGCTCGGGCTCGTCGGGCACGGGAGCGTGCAGCTCGGCGACACCGGCGGCGCGTGGTCGAGCCGGGAGGCGCTCGTGATCGCGATGGGTGCGTTCACAGGCTTGTTGGACCTGCGGGGCGCGCCGAGCATCCAGGCGCTGGTGCACGCGGGGCTCCCGCTCGAGCTGGCGACGAGGTTCGAGGAGGTCGTCCTCCTGCGCCGGTTGCCCGAGCGCGAGCTTCGCGCGGTGCTCCGTCGCTGGCCGGCGCTCGGGAGCCTCACGGACGTGTGCGAGCGACTCGGCTACACGGTGCGCATCCACGCGGAGGCGTACGCCCGGGCGGCGCGGGCCGTGGTGCTCGGGCAGGACGATGCGACGGCCCGCACGGCCGGCGGCTGGCTCGTGGCGGCGCTGCGGGAGGTGCTGATCGCCGCCCTCGCGGCGCCCGACCATCGCGAGCTCGTGGTCGCGCCGGACTCACTGCCGATTCCCGCCTCGGCGGCGCGCCACCGGCCTCCGGACGATCCGCCGGATTCTCCGGGCGGCTGGGCGCGACGATCATCCTGACGCCGCGCTCATGTTCCGGCCCCCGGGGACGGTGCAGCGAGACATCGCGGTGTTCGCGAGCACGCGCCCTGGCGCCACGGAGGTAGCTCAACACGGCGCGGGTGGGCCCGAGAAGGCCCACCCGCGCCGTGCCGATGGTGCACTGTCCCCGAACTGTCCCGGCGCGCGGCGTGTCGCGCCTACCGGTTCGGCCCAGCTGCACTCACCCGTCGGCGATGCAGTGCTCGCAGGCGGTGCGGCCGGCCGACCAACGGCGGTCGCAGCGTCAACACGACTCCGGCCGTGCCACGCTGCGCGCCCAGGCGTAGGAGCCGAGATGCCGCGATCGGCCCATGCTGCCCCCGGCCTGTAGCTCGCGGATGTAGGCCTCCGCGGCGGCGCGGTCGAAGTGCAGCCTACCCATCACGTCGAAGCCGGCGTCGAGCCGCTCGCGCGTGCCCGGCACGGCTAGCAGCGCGTAGAGCTTCGTCTTGCCGATGCGCAGGGCGGAGCGGAACTCGGCGGCGTACATGCGGGGCTGGAACGTCATGGGTCCTAAGGCGAAGGGAGGGGCGGGCCGGCGTCTCCGACCCGCGTCATCCTCACCGAGCACCCACCCGCACACCCCCGTCTACCCCCTCACGCCGCTCGCCGGCGTCGCCGCCGTTCGGCTGCCGTCGGCCCTGTCTCCAGCTGGGGGAGCGCCGCGTCGGGGCGATCGGGATCGAAGGCGTCCCAGAAGGCGTCCCAGTCGTCCCCGTCACGCAGCTCGAGCATCCGAGCGATGACGCTGTTGAACCACCGCGGATTCTCGGGTCCGCGTCGGTGCATGCGCTCGTTCATGGCCGCGCTGATGTGGACGTAGTGCTTGCGCAGCGTGGCCTCGGAGTCGTTGGTACGCACACACGCCGTCGTCCAGTCGCCGAGCACGCCCCCGAAGTAGTTGCCGACGAGGAGCCGCACGTAGTGCGCGGAGAAGATGGCGCGGTACTCCTCCGTGAGGGCCGGGTCGTCGTAGTCCGGCACGTTCATACGGAGCACGTCGCGAACGATCGCGTGGAGTGACCGGCCGAAGATCTCCGAGAGGGAGTCGGTCGACATGTGGCCGCGCCAGCCCGCCGCCGTGCGCTGTCGCTCGCTCGGACGCGGCGTCACCCAGACCGCGTAGCCGTCGTCAGCCGGGTCGAAGGCCTGCACGTCGGGGAGAACGCCCGCCCGTACCAGGGCCCGTGCCCGCCCCTCGGTCCAGAACACGTGGAAGAGCCGGTGGTCGACGATCCCGGGGGAGAGCCGCCGCTCCCGCTCGTTCGGCGTGGTGCCGCGTGTGTCCACCTTGAGGCTCACCTCGTGCTCGTCGAGGCCGGAGAACCGCGTCCGGATCTCGCTGACGCCCACCCACCGGCCACGCGCGTCGCGGATGGGCGTGACGACGACGTGCTCACCCGCGATGGCGCCGGAGTAGTTCTTGACGCGCAGGGAGTCGTCCGCGAGTACCGCGGTCGTGACGTAGTCGCGTACGGCGTTGTGGAAGTCGTCCACGAGCTTCTGGCTCTCTCGCGACTCGAGGTGACCGAGGCGCGCGCGCCGCTCTTGCACCTGCGCCTCGAGGTGCAGAGCGCGACGGCGCAGATATGGAAGGCCCAGGCAGACCAGCTGCGGCCACGTCAACACCAGCTTGCCCTTCGCCTTCCGGCCGACGAGGTGGCGCGGCTTGTTGTACGTCTCCA
This DNA window, taken from Gemmatirosa kalamazoonensis, encodes the following:
- a CDS encoding ATP-binding protein gives rise to the protein MTTPSENPGASSPPDGGQVQLDLFPPAPAGTPARPTGISRAVARASVSPGWWPLVELLYNVWASDGLVVHVCHEADGTLALEAELPDGAETVAPLLQRIRARAARTCGCCGVERGAPYRRNVAGPTRVACGPCRERLGAGEAYLVIADEYWRLDGSRRVPPLVSAAATGRSHNAPLPPAPLASSPLRPCTTLPPEALRATIAEIRAAMLAEIVGQDKAVARLALLAGLHVGGGLSSGGRALVLGPSGVGKTATIDALRHALEVGGWDVPVVVVDALELTSPGWSGAPSIGDLISAAIAGAAPDSPRARRAVIVIDEIHHAGVRPDVHGNMAAKRQEVLASLLGLVGHGSVQLGDTGGAWSSREALVIAMGAFTGLLDLRGAPSIQALVHAGLPLELATRFEEVVLLRRLPERELRAVLRRWPALGSLTDVCERLGYTVRIHAEAYARAARAVVLGQDDATARTAGGWLVAALREVLIAALAAPDHRELVVAPDSLPIPASAARHRPPDDPPDSPGGWARRSS